One window of Halopseudomonas maritima genomic DNA carries:
- a CDS encoding surface lipoprotein assembly modifier, with protein MSCRFIAVALMLLACLAVSAVQADDDDTRFLQDQTRRSIEQQAQAEEALAPLPGTLMYEGRRYQVPTALEPLALAIYVAINTSQWTQLPDFIARYRQLAGHRPALVAMAESLLARFQGDYPRALQRMEQASVLEPQDARILLELARLWFEDYQEQRALAGFDRALAAGLPPQAALLVQQYQQAIDLRTGWHGSAALGWGYNDNINQANGYHRCLGAFAGICLFERRMPEPISSQMMNYELALQRRFNLSGNHNLQLRPLSYGNYYPQTNPNTSVSLQDYSTNLGILQAGYQYLDASNSLTLTPYLEHSYRNRASEYLAHGLQVEWRHSLGRRWQLGTSLDAKRYDYSSRGQLLGADYEQFQWGLFASFSPGSTSSVYGGLNLTRKRYPSDQASSQDWALRAGVYKGFAGSAGLFVNALGIYRQSRNEAYDFFLGERRRDRQQVYILSAGARGWQLAGMVPELRLRHSINRSNLEWAFGYHQTEVSLMLRRSF; from the coding sequence ATGTCTTGCCGTTTCATCGCCGTTGCGCTGATGCTGCTGGCCTGTCTTGCCGTGTCTGCGGTACAGGCCGATGACGATGACACGCGCTTTTTGCAGGATCAGACGCGTCGCAGCATCGAGCAGCAAGCCCAGGCCGAAGAGGCGCTGGCGCCGCTACCGGGCACCCTGATGTACGAGGGGCGCCGCTATCAGGTGCCTACCGCGCTGGAGCCGCTGGCGCTGGCCATTTATGTGGCCATCAATACCAGCCAATGGACCCAGCTGCCGGATTTTATTGCCCGGTATCGCCAGTTGGCCGGGCACCGGCCTGCGCTGGTGGCCATGGCCGAGAGCCTGCTGGCGCGCTTTCAAGGCGATTATCCGCGGGCGCTGCAGCGCATGGAGCAGGCCAGTGTGCTGGAGCCGCAGGATGCGCGGATTCTGTTGGAACTGGCCCGCCTCTGGTTTGAGGATTATCAAGAGCAGCGCGCTCTGGCCGGGTTTGACCGGGCGCTGGCCGCCGGTCTGCCGCCGCAGGCCGCGTTGCTGGTGCAGCAATACCAGCAGGCCATTGATCTGCGCACTGGCTGGCATGGCAGCGCGGCCCTGGGCTGGGGCTATAACGACAACATCAACCAGGCCAACGGCTACCATCGTTGCCTCGGCGCCTTTGCCGGTATCTGCCTGTTTGAGCGCCGCATGCCTGAGCCCATCAGCTCGCAGATGATGAACTACGAGTTGGCGTTGCAGCGGCGCTTCAACCTGAGCGGCAACCACAACCTGCAACTGCGCCCGCTCAGCTATGGCAATTACTACCCTCAGACCAACCCGAATACCAGCGTCAGTCTGCAGGATTACAGTACCAACCTGGGCATCCTGCAGGCGGGTTATCAGTACCTGGATGCGAGCAACAGCCTGACCCTGACGCCCTACCTAGAGCACTCCTATCGCAACCGTGCCAGTGAGTACCTGGCACACGGGCTGCAGGTCGAGTGGCGCCACAGCCTGGGCCGGCGTTGGCAACTGGGCACCAGCCTGGATGCCAAGCGTTATGACTACAGCAGCCGGGGGCAGTTGCTGGGCGCCGATTATGAGCAGTTTCAGTGGGGGCTGTTTGCATCCTTCTCGCCGGGCAGCACCAGCAGCGTGTATGGCGGGCTGAACCTGACGCGCAAGCGCTACCCCTCAGACCAGGCCAGCAGCCAGGACTGGGCGCTGCGCGCAGGTGTCTACAAGGGGTTTGCCGGTAGCGCGGGGCTGTTTGTCAATGCGCTGGGTATTTACCGACAGAGCCGTAACGAGGCCTATGACTTCTTTCTTGGTGAGCGCCGCCGGGATCGCCAGCAGGTCTACATTCTCAGCGCCGGTGCCCGCGGCTGGCAGCTGGCCGGCATGGTCCCGGAGCTGCGGCTGCGTCACAGTATCAATCGCAGCAATCTGGAATGGGCGTTTGGTTACCACCAGACCGAGGTCAGCCTGATGCTGCGGCGCAGCTTTTGA
- a CDS encoding Slam-dependent surface lipoprotein: MKKSTLALTVMALLGSGAVVAAPAGGTSNSSRVDVGASNHFMFGGGNSGLKLNGSAMGYIDIAGGPVKGANAAISARGDGTIMTPSDLGLFGSRKIAQVWNDTASVSGGSDTANIAINSVRQVDPPFFAPKFGGLVIGQVGATSPDSPADPVVPLAVGSGVYFGEWAPAVASPVDDSTDLNMSSANRTVWYVGDNAVASTPNMVSAQYNVVGIRQTGEGTNLPTAHELYTGTLTANYGSGTNTLTGSIDRGLETVNFAGTEIYGNGTFDNASGANTIEGRFYNGAHELAGIYTGGASTADHVAFGGSHNGSGTITP; the protein is encoded by the coding sequence ATGAAAAAATCGACATTGGCATTGACCGTAATGGCGCTGCTTGGGAGCGGCGCAGTCGTGGCCGCGCCAGCTGGCGGCACCTCCAATAGCTCAAGGGTGGATGTGGGCGCCTCTAACCACTTCATGTTCGGTGGCGGCAACTCCGGTCTGAAGCTCAATGGCAGTGCAATGGGCTATATCGATATTGCCGGTGGGCCGGTCAAAGGCGCCAACGCGGCCATCAGTGCGCGCGGTGATGGCACCATTATGACGCCGTCTGATCTGGGGCTGTTCGGCTCGCGAAAAATTGCCCAGGTCTGGAATGACACCGCCTCTGTCAGTGGCGGTAGCGACACCGCGAACATTGCCATTAACAGTGTACGGCAGGTTGATCCGCCGTTCTTTGCGCCGAAGTTTGGCGGGCTGGTTATTGGGCAGGTAGGGGCCACCAGCCCCGACTCGCCGGCTGACCCGGTAGTGCCCCTCGCTGTGGGCAGCGGTGTGTATTTTGGCGAGTGGGCCCCGGCAGTGGCCAGCCCGGTGGATGACAGTACTGACCTGAATATGAGCAGCGCCAACCGCACTGTCTGGTATGTGGGTGATAATGCGGTCGCCAGTACGCCGAATATGGTTAGCGCCCAGTACAATGTGGTGGGTATTCGCCAGACCGGCGAGGGCACCAACCTGCCGACCGCTCATGAACTGTACACCGGCACGCTGACGGCCAATTACGGCTCCGGCACCAACACGCTGACCGGTTCGATAGATCGTGGCCTGGAGACAGTGAACTTCGCCGGTACGGAAATCTACGGTAACGGCACCTTTGATAACGCCTCGGGCGCCAACACTATCGAAGGCCGCTTTTACAACGGTGCCCATGAGCTGGCGGGTATTTACACCGGCGGTGCCAGTACTGCTGACCACGTCGCCTTTGGCGGTAGCCACAACGGCAGCGGCACCATCACTCCCTGA